From Candidatus Neomarinimicrobiota bacterium, the proteins below share one genomic window:
- a CDS encoding BamA/TamA family outer membrane protein, producing MSISGGMNVHYRPRTANRVTQRYYLGHLGVLLILLSALHGQFYFGRNKIQYEQFDWQVLTTPHFQIFYYPAEETLARAAAFWAEEAFDELEQKFNHTLNRRVPLVLYSNQLHFQQTNITPYLLPEGIGGFFEFVKGRVVLPNNGSLYDFRRVIRHELVHAFMHAKLNARARQAGVWDQRQPPLWFTEGLAEWWSTGWDSEAEMVIRDALLEDYLLPLESMSLAMSGFLVYKEGQSFIRYLEENYGQDRIRQVMEEFYQHETFEDALAVVSGVPYRDITQEWRLSLKRSAATALARQSVPGQNARSLTRLGANVAPAVYQDTEGKEHIIYLSTRDGYTNIYRQALGSSREQLVLRGERSPELESLHFLQSGLSVSKDGILAFVTKSYSRDAIRLVDLESLEQVGEFSHPSLTTIRDPAWSPDGSKILFSAQDPRGWTDLYVWSTNPPKVLRLTNDVYLDREPCFNPDGGAVVFSSDRSRSQLDGGSNILLLDLATHQLRMLTAGPYKDQRPRWAPSSPGSIHFVTDRTGTPNVWLLNLPVDTLSDDPAGALTPVTNLHTGAVDILPLPGDSLLITTFQGYNFQLHLAQADSSQPQQPIERENLLASISSWKLPHYEGETATETRPYRLKYSLDIAQTAVAYDPIFGFLGGAQLGVSDLLGNRYYHFLVANTAQARSELLSHFNFAVTTANLTKRVNHAWGVFRFANEYYDPYQGFFFEKTLGLRAAMNYPLNVFRRVELSGSLWRSQKYFYGYREEVDNLLLSNYLSFVHDNSLWHPVGPIDGWRLRITAGLTFNLANSQIHNYTALFDNRTYLRFARHLTFAQRTMLWYNTGTDIRRFYIGGSWGMRGYRITEVYGQKSIMLNQELRFPFARSLVLDADKFAIGVAPIRGALFFDVGKAWEETWHDDRWGIIGSYGIGLRGLFMGGLVLRLDIGRRTNFRSKDSPLFAQFFFGWDY from the coding sequence GTGAGTATATCTGGTGGGATGAACGTTCACTATCGCCCGAGGACAGCCAACCGCGTAACCCAGAGGTATTATCTCGGTCACCTGGGGGTGCTACTTATTCTGCTCAGTGCCCTCCACGGCCAGTTCTACTTTGGCCGTAACAAGATCCAGTACGAGCAGTTTGACTGGCAGGTACTCACCACCCCTCACTTCCAGATATTCTATTATCCGGCTGAGGAGACCCTTGCCCGGGCGGCGGCTTTCTGGGCCGAAGAAGCCTTCGACGAACTGGAACAGAAATTCAACCACACCCTCAACCGTCGGGTGCCCCTGGTGCTCTACAGCAATCAGCTCCATTTTCAGCAGACCAATATTACCCCTTACCTGCTTCCGGAAGGGATTGGTGGATTCTTCGAGTTCGTGAAAGGGCGGGTAGTACTGCCCAACAATGGCTCGTTGTACGATTTCAGGCGCGTCATACGCCACGAGTTGGTACACGCATTCATGCATGCTAAGCTTAACGCCCGGGCAAGGCAAGCGGGCGTATGGGACCAGCGGCAGCCGCCGTTATGGTTCACCGAGGGGCTGGCAGAGTGGTGGTCTACCGGCTGGGACTCGGAAGCGGAAATGGTGATCCGTGACGCCTTGCTGGAGGACTATCTTTTGCCATTGGAGAGCATGTCCTTGGCCATGTCAGGCTTTTTAGTCTACAAAGAGGGGCAGTCTTTTATCCGGTATCTGGAAGAGAACTACGGCCAAGACCGCATTCGGCAGGTTATGGAGGAATTTTACCAGCACGAAACCTTCGAGGATGCCCTTGCCGTCGTTAGTGGTGTACCCTATCGGGACATCACTCAAGAGTGGCGATTATCCCTCAAGCGCAGCGCCGCCACCGCCCTCGCCCGGCAGTCGGTGCCCGGCCAGAACGCGCGCTCGTTGACCCGGCTGGGAGCCAACGTGGCTCCGGCCGTCTACCAAGACACCGAGGGAAAGGAACACATCATCTACCTTTCTACCAGGGATGGGTATACCAATATCTACCGCCAGGCGCTGGGAAGCTCCCGGGAGCAGCTCGTACTACGCGGTGAACGGAGCCCGGAGCTGGAGTCCCTGCACTTTCTCCAGAGCGGCCTGAGCGTGTCAAAAGATGGTATTCTGGCCTTTGTGACGAAATCCTATAGCCGGGATGCGATCCGACTGGTGGATCTGGAGTCCCTGGAACAAGTAGGTGAATTCTCGCACCCATCGCTGACCACCATTCGCGATCCCGCCTGGTCACCCGACGGCAGCAAGATTCTCTTCTCTGCCCAGGACCCAAGGGGATGGACAGACCTTTATGTCTGGAGCACTAATCCACCAAAGGTATTACGCCTTACCAACGACGTCTACCTGGACCGGGAGCCATGTTTCAATCCCGACGGCGGTGCCGTTGTCTTCAGCTCCGACCGCAGCCGATCTCAATTGGATGGCGGCAGCAACATTTTACTTCTCGACCTCGCTACTCACCAGCTCCGCATGCTCACTGCCGGTCCTTATAAAGATCAAAGGCCCCGCTGGGCTCCCAGTAGCCCGGGATCAATCCATTTCGTCACCGACCGCACCGGTACTCCCAACGTCTGGCTCCTGAACCTGCCGGTAGACACCCTATCTGACGATCCGGCTGGCGCTCTAACACCGGTTACTAACCTACACACCGGGGCGGTGGACATCCTGCCCCTGCCAGGAGACAGCCTGCTGATCACCACCTTTCAGGGTTACAACTTCCAGCTTCATCTGGCACAGGCAGACTCAAGCCAACCGCAGCAGCCGATTGAACGCGAAAACCTCCTGGCCAGCATAAGCAGCTGGAAGCTGCCACATTACGAGGGAGAAACTGCTACCGAGACCCGCCCTTACCGGCTCAAATACAGTCTGGATATCGCGCAAACAGCTGTGGCCTACGACCCTATCTTCGGTTTCCTGGGCGGCGCCCAGCTGGGAGTCTCCGACCTACTGGGCAACCGGTATTACCACTTCCTGGTAGCCAATACTGCCCAGGCCAGATCGGAGCTATTGAGCCACTTTAATTTCGCCGTCACCACCGCTAATCTGACCAAGCGCGTAAATCATGCCTGGGGCGTCTTCCGGTTCGCAAACGAATACTACGACCCTTATCAGGGCTTCTTTTTTGAGAAGACCCTGGGTCTGAGAGCGGCTATGAACTATCCGCTTAATGTTTTCCGACGGGTGGAGCTGAGCGGCAGTCTGTGGCGCTCACAGAAGTATTTCTACGGCTACAGGGAGGAAGTGGACAATTTGCTCTTATCCAACTACCTGTCATTCGTTCACGATAATTCACTCTGGCATCCGGTCGGACCGATCGACGGTTGGCGCCTGCGGATAACCGCCGGGCTGACTTTCAACCTCGCCAACTCTCAGATCCACAATTATACGGCCCTGTTCGATAACCGGACCTACCTGCGCTTTGCCCGCCACCTGACCTTCGCTCAACGGACCATGCTGTGGTACAACACGGGAACCGATATCCGCCGGTTCTACATCGGAGGTAGTTGGGGAATGCGAGGCTATCGCATCACGGAAGTCTATGGCCAGAAGTCCATCATGCTCAACCAGGAGCTGCGTTTTCCTTTCGCCCGGAGCCTGGTACTTGATGCGGACAAATTTGCCATTGGCGTAGCACCTATCCGGGGCGCCCTGTTTTTCGATGTGGGTAAGGCCTGGGAGGAAACCTGGCACGACGATCGTTGGGGAATCATCGGGAGTTACGGCATTGGCTTGCGAGGCTTATTCATGGGCGGGTTGGTCCTACGGTTGGACATTGGTCGGCGGACCAATTTC
- a CDS encoding TerB family tellurite resistance protein, giving the protein MAEWQKWLWDGLGWSMFGPLGGILARAMGNDTEQGGAQELDEEAFYPQTRAGDFGLSLMVLLPPVVRADQQVSQPELDFVHYFFVTTFGTEQAQDLMGLLQNIFEQDYSLREVCHQIHTLMDYPSCLEIVHLLFGLAQADGHIDLEEVRVIREISGYIGISQRDFESIQAMFLEGTDALYQILQVDRAASRKAVEQAYQRMCDTHHPDRVGHLGPEFQQLAEEKFRAVTEAYQRIKEDKDWT; this is encoded by the coding sequence ATGGCTGAATGGCAAAAATGGCTCTGGGATGGTCTCGGTTGGTCGATGTTTGGGCCACTGGGGGGTATCTTGGCCCGGGCAATGGGTAATGACACCGAGCAAGGTGGAGCTCAGGAACTCGATGAAGAAGCCTTCTATCCCCAGACCCGGGCCGGTGATTTCGGACTGTCACTCATGGTGTTACTGCCCCCTGTTGTTCGCGCTGACCAGCAGGTCAGCCAGCCCGAACTGGACTTCGTTCATTATTTCTTCGTCACCACTTTCGGCACCGAACAGGCCCAGGATCTGATGGGGCTGCTTCAGAACATCTTTGAGCAGGACTATTCCCTTCGAGAGGTGTGTCACCAGATTCATACGCTGATGGACTACCCTTCCTGCCTGGAGATAGTTCATCTCCTCTTCGGATTGGCCCAGGCTGACGGTCACATAGACCTGGAAGAAGTACGGGTGATTCGTGAGATCAGCGGGTACATCGGGATTTCCCAACGGGATTTTGAGTCCATTCAGGCTATGTTCCTTGAGGGCACTGATGCGCTCTACCAAATCTTGCAGGTTGACCGCGCTGCAAGCCGGAAGGCAGTGGAACAGGCCTACCAGAGAATGTGTGACACTCACCACCCGGATAGAGTGGGCCACCTGGGCCCGGAGTTCCAGCAGCTGGCCGAGGAGAAATTCAGGGCTGTCACCGAGGCCTACCAGCGCATTAAGGAGGATAAGGATTGGACATAG